A genomic region of Caulobacter sp. NIBR2454 contains the following coding sequences:
- a CDS encoding TonB-dependent receptor — MQTRDEARGVIRRSAFLLGTSAAAALMLGGAAMAQTPQDAEVEEVVVTGFRSSLEKALELKRESTGAVDSIVAEDIAKFPDNNLAEAIQRVPGVSITRDGGEGRNLSVRGLSEEFTRVRINGIEAQATTGSSRGRGFDFNVFASELFSQIDVRKTPSAEIDEGSLGATVDLRTGKPFDYNGFKLAGSAKMGYSDLSKDYDPRVAFLVSNTFFDDTFGALFSVAYSERGVRQNGVSTGQFNVGPADGGFCNVAQRPALCAGTNPAAYALASAATTRYPRFLRYQQYETQTTRLGLTGALQWRPSDRTEVSLDLMYSKFESERNERQLESIGLSRGASQGGKPETVVRDAAVNADGTLVYALLDNVDIRSENYLDVYDTEFTQWTLSGKHAFTDRLSVSGTVGYVSNDFDNALDYIVQMDRINTDGYSFDARTTGQNFPAINYGFDVTDPNNWYIGPTVTVPGGTGATGPDIRLRPNWNDNTFKIVQVQGQYELNDSLTFKLGGSLKKYEFVGTGQRLASGEGNIPAMPAGSTMATLTEQWCGLQKLNVPAGTPTCWASPNRDAIAQAYGVFSNTGRFALSSTTSSARGDNRSVEEEDQGAFIQADFRHELFGLPVRGDVGVRYVKTKQSSTFFSTVPTTVNPAGFELTTVGRTYEDTLPSLNLVVEPREDVIVRFGAAKVMSRPGLGALSAATNVNVAGGSRTVTTGNPMLEPYRAKTFDVALEWYPTRGAVVSAAFFYKDINTYVQNITVVAPYSTTGLPASLLSGTGVNVNDDFSISNVVNTPGGPLKGIELNYQQPLTFLPWKFENLGVLLNYTYVDSQIDYFLSSSSAATTVSRDLLNLSKNAYNGTLYYEDGPFQARVSGAFRDKYLTAVPAAYNTDVAGRRSTLFVDFSASYKVSDDITVSFEGINLTNEKDVSFLDSEVQRTNDYFQVGRQYYVGVRYSF; from the coding sequence ATGCAGACACGCGATGAAGCTAGAGGCGTAATCCGCCGCAGCGCTTTCCTGCTGGGAACCAGCGCCGCTGCGGCCCTGATGCTCGGCGGCGCGGCCATGGCCCAGACGCCCCAAGACGCCGAGGTCGAGGAAGTGGTCGTCACCGGCTTCCGCAGCAGTCTCGAAAAGGCTCTGGAGCTGAAGCGTGAAAGCACCGGCGCGGTGGACTCCATCGTCGCCGAAGACATCGCAAAATTCCCTGACAACAACCTGGCCGAAGCCATTCAGCGCGTGCCGGGCGTGTCGATCACTCGCGACGGCGGCGAAGGCCGCAACCTGTCAGTCCGTGGTCTGTCCGAAGAATTCACCCGCGTCCGCATCAACGGGATCGAAGCACAGGCCACCACCGGCTCCAGCCGCGGCCGCGGCTTTGACTTCAACGTCTTCGCCTCCGAGCTCTTCAGCCAGATCGACGTGCGTAAGACCCCGTCGGCCGAAATCGACGAAGGCTCGCTTGGCGCCACGGTCGATCTGCGCACCGGCAAGCCCTTTGACTATAACGGCTTCAAGCTCGCCGGCTCGGCCAAGATGGGCTACAGCGACCTGTCGAAGGACTACGATCCGCGCGTCGCTTTCCTGGTCAGCAACACCTTCTTCGACGACACCTTCGGCGCGCTTTTCTCGGTCGCCTATTCCGAGCGCGGCGTTCGTCAGAACGGCGTAAGCACGGGCCAGTTCAACGTCGGCCCGGCCGATGGCGGGTTCTGCAACGTCGCCCAACGCCCGGCCCTTTGCGCGGGCACCAACCCCGCCGCCTATGCCCTGGCGAGCGCGGCCACGACCCGTTACCCGCGCTTCCTTCGCTACCAGCAATATGAAACCCAGACCACGCGCCTGGGCCTGACGGGCGCCCTGCAATGGCGCCCGAGCGACCGCACCGAGGTCAGCCTCGACCTCATGTACTCGAAGTTCGAGTCCGAACGTAACGAGCGTCAGCTGGAGTCGATCGGCCTGAGCCGGGGCGCTTCGCAAGGCGGCAAGCCGGAGACGGTGGTTCGCGACGCGGCGGTCAACGCCGACGGCACGCTGGTCTACGCCTTGCTCGACAACGTCGATATCCGTTCGGAAAACTATCTGGACGTCTACGACACCGAATTCACCCAGTGGACCCTGAGCGGCAAGCACGCCTTCACCGATCGTCTTTCGGTGAGCGGCACGGTCGGTTACGTGTCGAACGACTTCGACAACGCGCTCGACTACATCGTCCAGATGGACCGCATCAACACGGACGGTTACTCGTTCGATGCGCGGACCACCGGTCAGAACTTCCCGGCCATCAACTACGGCTTCGACGTCACCGATCCGAACAACTGGTACATCGGCCCGACGGTCACGGTTCCGGGTGGCACCGGCGCCACCGGTCCCGATATCCGCCTGCGTCCGAACTGGAACGACAACACCTTCAAGATCGTCCAGGTCCAGGGCCAGTACGAGCTGAACGACAGCCTGACCTTCAAGCTGGGCGGCAGCCTCAAGAAGTATGAGTTCGTCGGCACCGGCCAACGCCTCGCCTCGGGCGAAGGCAACATCCCGGCGATGCCGGCCGGCTCGACCATGGCCACCCTCACCGAACAATGGTGCGGCCTGCAGAAGCTGAACGTGCCGGCGGGCACCCCCACCTGCTGGGCCAGCCCGAACCGCGACGCCATCGCCCAGGCCTATGGCGTGTTCAGCAACACGGGCCGCTTCGCCCTGTCGAGCACCACGTCCAGCGCGCGCGGCGACAACCGCTCGGTGGAGGAAGAGGACCAAGGCGCCTTCATCCAAGCGGACTTCCGGCATGAGCTGTTCGGCCTACCGGTGCGCGGCGACGTCGGCGTGCGCTACGTGAAGACCAAGCAGAGCTCGACCTTCTTCTCGACGGTGCCGACCACGGTCAATCCGGCGGGCTTCGAGCTGACCACGGTGGGCCGCACTTACGAAGACACCCTGCCGTCGCTGAACCTGGTGGTCGAGCCGCGTGAGGACGTCATCGTCCGCTTCGGCGCCGCCAAGGTGATGTCGCGTCCGGGCCTCGGCGCCCTGTCGGCGGCGACCAACGTCAACGTCGCTGGCGGTTCACGCACCGTGACCACCGGCAACCCGATGCTGGAGCCGTACCGCGCCAAGACCTTCGATGTCGCGCTCGAATGGTATCCGACGCGCGGCGCGGTGGTTTCGGCGGCGTTCTTCTACAAGGACATCAACACCTACGTTCAGAACATCACCGTCGTGGCGCCCTACTCCACGACCGGCCTGCCGGCGAGCTTGCTCAGCGGCACGGGCGTGAACGTCAACGACGACTTCAGCATCTCCAACGTGGTCAACACCCCTGGCGGCCCGCTGAAAGGCATCGAACTGAACTACCAGCAGCCCCTGACCTTCCTGCCGTGGAAGTTCGAGAACCTGGGCGTCCTGCTGAACTACACCTACGTGGACTCGCAGATCGACTACTTCCTGTCGTCGAGCTCGGCGGCGACCACGGTCAGCCGCGATCTGCTGAACCTGTCCAAGAACGCCTACAACGGCACACTCTACTATGAAGACGGTCCGTTCCAGGCGCGCGTCTCGGGCGCCTTCCGCGACAAGTACCTGACCGCTGTGCCGGCCGCCTACAACACCGACGTGGCAGGCCGTCGCTCGACCCTGTTTGTCGATTTCTCGGCCTCCTACAAGGTCAGCGACGACATCACGGTGAGCTTCGAAGGCATCAACCTCACCAACGAGAAGGACGTGTCCTTCCTCGACTCCGAGGTGCAGCGGACCAACGACTACTTCCAGGTCGGCCGACAGTACTACGTCGGCGTTCGCTACAGCTTCTAG
- a CDS encoding alpha/beta hydrolase, producing MKLSKLAAGLSALALLSGAAHAAEPSGRDLLIRYIDGLADSQLKAREAELATIDTAAKMDARKTRVRAKALDLIGGLPETRTPLNARVTGAYQTDGFRVEKVIYESLPGYFVTANAYVPTGSKGPFPAVIITPGHSPDGKAGDRFGGNLAKAGILALIYDEIGQGERLQHYDPELGASKVGPPTGEHSMAYWQTVPVGDHVSRYFIWDAMRGLDYLQARQDVDSARLGAFGCSGGGTVTAFLAALDERVKATAVACYMNTFRHVLAGPGPQEAEQSPPGFIAAGLDVPDWVELAAPKPYAIISTEQDFFPFEGARTAYEEARRIWGLYGGQDRITWITGPGGHGNLAPVGDKIVGFFARWLNNDVTLRPFVDVRAPRPEDNLVTPTGHVATSFKGVTLQQVNQARARQVAPSKPTPQTLRADIRSVTHARAVPGSSPIRLKVGATKIEQGVEIGACVLAGAAAGDLNCRLVTPTTSGSKRALLLTGRPEQLAAARAQTEALAAKGWVVLEMPARGSGGTEELKSPLLGDWNLLSLRTLLVGESVVGLRVDDVIGAVDVLSKRDDVQPGVTVYALGAMAPTALHAAVLDDRITSLTLDGALASYRMAVDKPIQRNLPEVLPFGVLRHYDLTDLTAALGSRPVTWVSPLNGVGEPLRQTQFETLYADVRRASSAVRWTTRGARDPLVLP from the coding sequence ATGAAGCTTTCCAAACTCGCAGCAGGCCTCTCGGCGCTCGCCCTCCTGAGCGGGGCGGCCCATGCAGCCGAGCCCAGCGGACGTGACCTTCTGATCCGGTACATCGACGGCCTCGCCGACAGCCAGCTGAAGGCCCGCGAGGCCGAACTGGCCACGATCGACACAGCCGCCAAAATGGATGCGCGCAAGACCAGGGTCAGGGCCAAGGCCCTGGACCTGATCGGCGGTCTTCCAGAGACCCGAACGCCACTCAACGCAAGGGTCACCGGCGCCTACCAGACGGACGGCTTCCGGGTCGAAAAAGTCATCTACGAAAGCCTGCCCGGCTACTTCGTGACCGCCAACGCCTATGTGCCGACGGGATCGAAAGGCCCTTTCCCCGCGGTGATCATCACGCCTGGGCACTCACCCGACGGCAAGGCCGGCGACCGCTTTGGCGGCAACCTGGCCAAGGCTGGAATCCTGGCCCTGATCTATGACGAGATCGGCCAGGGCGAGCGGCTCCAGCACTACGACCCCGAACTCGGCGCCTCCAAGGTCGGCCCGCCCACCGGCGAGCACTCCATGGCCTACTGGCAGACGGTTCCGGTGGGCGATCATGTCTCGCGCTACTTCATCTGGGACGCCATGCGCGGCCTGGACTACCTGCAGGCTAGGCAGGATGTGGACAGCGCGCGTCTCGGGGCCTTCGGCTGCTCGGGCGGTGGGACGGTTACCGCGTTCCTCGCCGCGCTCGACGAGCGGGTGAAGGCGACGGCGGTCGCCTGCTACATGAACACCTTCCGCCATGTCCTGGCCGGCCCAGGGCCGCAGGAGGCCGAACAGTCGCCGCCCGGCTTCATCGCCGCGGGTCTGGACGTGCCCGATTGGGTCGAGCTGGCCGCCCCCAAGCCCTACGCCATCATCTCCACTGAGCAGGACTTCTTCCCATTCGAGGGCGCGCGCACGGCCTATGAGGAGGCGCGTCGCATCTGGGGTCTCTACGGCGGGCAAGACCGCATCACCTGGATCACCGGCCCTGGCGGGCACGGAAACCTGGCGCCGGTCGGCGACAAGATCGTCGGCTTCTTCGCCCGCTGGCTGAACAACGACGTGACACTGCGGCCCTTCGTCGATGTCCGGGCCCCACGTCCCGAAGACAATCTGGTCACCCCGACCGGCCACGTCGCCACCTCGTTCAAGGGCGTGACGCTGCAGCAGGTGAACCAAGCCCGGGCCAGGCAAGTCGCCCCGTCCAAACCCACGCCGCAGACCCTGCGCGCGGATATCCGCTCGGTCACCCACGCCAGGGCCGTTCCGGGGTCTTCGCCGATCAGGCTGAAGGTCGGCGCGACCAAAATTGAGCAGGGTGTCGAGATTGGCGCCTGCGTCCTGGCTGGCGCTGCGGCGGGCGATCTCAATTGCCGCCTCGTCACACCGACCACATCCGGCTCCAAGCGCGCCCTGCTGCTCACCGGCCGCCCCGAACAGCTGGCCGCCGCCCGCGCCCAGACCGAGGCGCTGGCCGCCAAGGGATGGGTGGTTCTGGAGATGCCGGCGCGCGGATCTGGCGGGACCGAAGAGCTGAAGTCTCCCCTGCTGGGCGACTGGAACCTGTTGTCCCTGCGCACCCTGCTGGTGGGGGAGAGCGTAGTCGGTCTGCGGGTCGATGACGTGATCGGCGCGGTGGACGTCCTTAGCAAGCGGGACGACGTTCAGCCCGGCGTGACCGTCTACGCCCTGGGCGCCATGGCTCCCACCGCACTGCATGCGGCGGTGCTGGATGACCGCATCACCAGCCTGACCCTGGACGGCGCCTTGGCCAGCTATCGCATGGCTGTCGACAAGCCGATCCAGCGCAACCTGCCGGAGGTGCTGCCGTTCGGCGTGCTGCGCCACTACGACCTGACCGACCTGACCGCCGCCCTCGGCTCGCGGCCCGTGACTTGGGTCAGCCCGCTGAACGGCGTGGGCGAGCCCCTGCGCCAGACCCAGTTCGAGACCCTCTACGCCGATGTTCGGCGCGCTTCGTCCGCCGTCCGATGGACGACCCGCGGCGCCCGTGATCCCCTTGTCCTGCCTTAA
- a CDS encoding pectinesterase family protein, whose protein sequence is MIKIAAMAMGLMLTLAPAALRAQDTLVGMGPINGYTDVVFDTRKERYDYLVDASLPEDPAARRYRTVEAAYAAAPAGAPGKPTVIGIKPDVYLLPGKDLTPGLVITKPNITLLGLTDDRRKVVLADNRGNQQGAGVLGASNNGFTMIVDADGFSAINLTILNYCNTDYDYPGDPAKSLKKRSDVITQAVALEAKGDRHVYSHVAVLSRLDTLFTRTKRSYFTHVYVEGTDDFIGGGAASVWEDSEIHFIEGGGVMWASGVTFIRTVFKADKPMQFYKIIGPPVALIDSVLPNAPVAWYAWKAPEHAPAYSLTYRTRHADGRPADLIDSIVGPERRTISRELSDEEAKAFNPWNILHATPEGVDDGWDPAGVRAKYVSSGPSVYRMIMSGEAMRLRTGAEPATLSVAIQPHAAQSQPIRWSAQSDLVRLSSTEGQKVTITGANTTDQVETVAIDAIAPNGMKATAHVRVEPAYGPPPVLASAPRLSAPANGGVSLNYGLGLPPKRRDQSLITWSLCDDRTCAWPRPIAVSRGGEPLERLTLTRGMVGDYLRADIAPKHDLSEAGPSTSVVASRPIAASDVKATDLDPDFRSFVETVDLPARHDLWSLTGAWSVVEPQQDDGRWGLRVGPKVSTALYQDGRKVGDMDLVVTLDPDKAEGQGFSIPGSPEDAKGPRGDILFKYDPQTRTGYALRMWRTTQSATKTMFQLFRIVDGVGAPLNSQQQLSGVFKPSATFRISVRGDQVTVRGSNTLDGETLSLGGTIAPNTFGGAGVYWTASGMGGSTVIRRFQISEPSR, encoded by the coding sequence ATGATCAAGATCGCCGCCATGGCCATGGGGCTGATGCTCACCCTGGCGCCAGCCGCCCTTCGCGCCCAGGACACCCTGGTCGGCATGGGCCCGATCAACGGCTACACCGACGTCGTCTTCGATACCCGCAAGGAACGCTACGACTACCTGGTCGACGCCTCGCTGCCGGAGGACCCGGCGGCGCGGCGCTATCGCACGGTGGAGGCGGCCTACGCCGCCGCCCCCGCGGGCGCGCCAGGAAAGCCCACCGTCATCGGCATCAAGCCGGACGTCTATCTGCTGCCGGGCAAGGACCTGACGCCGGGTCTGGTGATCACAAAGCCGAACATCACCCTGCTCGGCCTGACGGACGACCGACGTAAGGTGGTGCTGGCCGACAACCGCGGCAACCAGCAGGGCGCCGGCGTGCTGGGCGCCTCCAACAACGGCTTCACCATGATCGTGGACGCCGACGGCTTTTCGGCGATCAACCTGACGATCCTGAACTACTGCAACACCGACTACGACTATCCAGGCGATCCGGCCAAGAGCCTCAAGAAGCGCTCGGACGTGATCACCCAGGCTGTGGCTCTGGAGGCCAAGGGCGACCGGCACGTCTATTCTCACGTGGCGGTCCTGAGCCGGCTCGACACCCTGTTTACCCGTACCAAGCGCTCGTACTTCACCCACGTCTATGTGGAAGGCACGGACGACTTCATCGGCGGCGGCGCGGCCAGCGTTTGGGAGGATTCCGAAATCCACTTCATCGAGGGCGGCGGGGTGATGTGGGCCAGCGGGGTGACCTTCATCCGCACGGTCTTCAAGGCCGACAAGCCGATGCAGTTCTACAAGATCATCGGCCCGCCCGTGGCTCTGATCGACTCCGTCCTGCCGAACGCACCGGTGGCCTGGTACGCCTGGAAGGCGCCGGAGCATGCGCCCGCCTATTCGCTCACCTACCGCACCCGCCACGCCGACGGCAGGCCGGCCGATCTCATCGACAGCATCGTCGGCCCTGAGCGCCGCACCATCTCGCGCGAACTGAGCGACGAGGAGGCCAAGGCCTTCAACCCCTGGAATATCCTCCACGCCACGCCCGAGGGCGTCGATGACGGGTGGGACCCGGCCGGCGTGCGGGCGAAATACGTCTCCAGCGGACCGTCAGTGTACCGCATGATCATGTCGGGCGAAGCGATGCGTCTGCGCACGGGCGCGGAGCCCGCGACCCTGTCCGTCGCCATCCAGCCGCATGCCGCGCAGTCCCAGCCCATCCGCTGGTCCGCACAGTCGGATCTGGTGCGGCTGAGCAGCACCGAAGGCCAGAAGGTCACCATCACCGGCGCCAACACCACCGATCAGGTCGAGACGGTGGCGATCGACGCCATCGCCCCCAACGGGATGAAGGCCACCGCCCATGTGCGCGTCGAGCCCGCCTATGGTCCGCCTCCCGTGCTTGCGTCAGCGCCGAGGCTGTCGGCGCCGGCGAATGGCGGCGTGAGCCTCAACTATGGATTGGGCCTGCCCCCAAAGCGACGCGACCAGTCGCTGATCACGTGGTCGCTCTGCGACGACCGCACTTGCGCGTGGCCTCGCCCGATCGCTGTCTCGCGTGGGGGCGAGCCGCTGGAGCGCTTAACCCTCACCCGGGGGATGGTCGGCGACTACCTGCGGGCCGACATCGCGCCCAAGCACGACCTCAGCGAGGCCGGCCCATCGACAAGCGTGGTGGCCAGTCGCCCGATCGCCGCCAGCGATGTGAAGGCGACGGATCTTGATCCCGATTTCCGGTCCTTCGTGGAGACGGTCGATCTGCCGGCACGGCATGACCTTTGGAGTCTGACGGGGGCCTGGTCGGTCGTGGAGCCGCAACAGGATGATGGCCGCTGGGGGCTGCGCGTCGGGCCAAAGGTGAGCACCGCGCTCTATCAGGACGGCCGCAAGGTCGGCGACATGGACCTCGTCGTCACCCTGGATCCGGACAAGGCAGAAGGCCAAGGCTTCTCCATCCCAGGCTCGCCAGAGGACGCCAAGGGGCCGCGCGGCGACATCCTGTTCAAATATGATCCCCAGACCCGCACGGGCTACGCCCTGCGTATGTGGCGCACGACGCAGTCAGCCACCAAGACCATGTTCCAGCTCTTCAGGATCGTCGACGGCGTCGGCGCGCCGCTGAATAGTCAGCAGCAGCTAAGCGGCGTGTTCAAACCGTCCGCCACTTTCCGCATCTCAGTGCGCGGCGACCAGGTCACCGTCCGCGGGAGCAATACCCTGGACGGAGAGACCCTTTCGCTGGGCGGGACGATCGCGCCCAACACCTTCGGCGGCGCGGGCGTCTATTGGACGGCCTCGGGCATGGGCGGTTCGACGGTGATCCGAAGGTTCCAGATCAGCGAGCCGAGCCGGTGA
- a CDS encoding ferritin family protein, with translation MSGVQVIQAGDQTMPDNSTDLHVPRDVLQKKTLHMHYAIASLMEELEAVDWYRQRADDTDDEELKKILLHNAREEIEHAAMALEWIRRNDAEFDAQLREYLFVEGSITEHEEKVEGE, from the coding sequence ATGTCGGGCGTTCAGGTCATCCAAGCCGGAGACCAGACCATGCCCGACAATTCCACTGACCTACACGTGCCCCGCGACGTGTTGCAGAAGAAGACTCTGCACATGCATTACGCCATCGCCTCGCTCATGGAGGAGCTGGAGGCGGTGGACTGGTATCGCCAGCGGGCCGACGACACCGACGATGAGGAGCTGAAGAAGATCCTTCTTCACAACGCCCGCGAAGAGATCGAGCACGCGGCCATGGCGCTGGAATGGATTCGCCGCAACGACGCCGAATTCGACGCGCAGCTACGCGAGTACCTGTTTGTCGAAGGCTCGATCACCGAGCACGAAGAGAAGGTCGAGGGCGAGTAA
- the pelA gene encoding pectate lyase, with translation MRAPIAAAIIAATLSVAPTAFAPAALAQVQHPATHPPIIPFPSPFQLQVMSKARKVGTSMPSGWWATIAAKPDAWFKTEEARAIGDNIISWQISETGAWPGGDVVTQPFRGEEGQIGWRGHSSSLYRFDQMRFLARLYAATGEERYRQSLDTGLAYVLEAQTPKGGWPYGSHPSQAAHNARYATFNDDATTKIMEFVREVATEPAYAKVNPGRQVQAKAAFDKGIAYILRAQIVADGKLTAWGAQHDEVTYEPRMGRMFEPPAISANESAGVVLLLMTLENPSPEVVRAVESAVAWYKASALKGVRIDRPANGDRVVVADPKAKPIWARYYEIPTNRPIFAGRDGIVRYTLAPVELERRAGYAWYGDWGDAVIERYQTWAKARA, from the coding sequence ATGCGCGCCCCCATCGCAGCGGCGATCATCGCCGCCACCTTGTCCGTCGCTCCGACGGCTTTCGCTCCCGCCGCCCTGGCTCAAGTTCAGCACCCGGCGACGCACCCTCCGATCATCCCCTTTCCAAGCCCGTTCCAGCTTCAGGTGATGTCCAAGGCCCGCAAGGTCGGAACCTCCATGCCTTCCGGCTGGTGGGCCACGATAGCCGCCAAGCCCGACGCCTGGTTCAAGACCGAAGAAGCGCGAGCCATCGGCGACAACATCATCTCCTGGCAGATCAGCGAAACGGGCGCTTGGCCCGGCGGCGATGTGGTCACCCAACCGTTCCGTGGCGAGGAAGGCCAGATCGGCTGGCGCGGTCACTCATCCAGCCTCTATCGCTTCGACCAGATGCGCTTCCTGGCCCGGCTCTATGCGGCGACTGGCGAGGAGCGTTACCGCCAGTCCCTGGATACGGGTCTGGCCTATGTGTTGGAGGCTCAAACGCCCAAAGGCGGGTGGCCCTACGGTTCACACCCGTCGCAGGCGGCGCACAATGCGCGTTACGCCACCTTCAATGACGACGCCACGACCAAGATCATGGAGTTCGTGCGCGAGGTCGCCACCGAGCCCGCCTACGCCAAGGTGAACCCGGGCCGTCAGGTCCAGGCCAAGGCCGCCTTCGACAAGGGGATCGCTTATATTCTGCGCGCCCAGATCGTCGCCGACGGCAAGCTGACCGCCTGGGGCGCCCAGCATGACGAGGTCACCTACGAGCCGCGCATGGGCCGCATGTTCGAACCGCCGGCGATCAGCGCCAACGAGAGCGCGGGCGTCGTCCTGTTGCTGATGACTCTTGAGAACCCAAGCCCCGAAGTGGTGCGCGCCGTCGAAAGCGCCGTGGCTTGGTACAAGGCTTCGGCCCTGAAGGGCGTGCGCATCGACCGTCCCGCCAATGGCGACCGGGTCGTGGTCGCCGACCCCAAGGCCAAGCCGATCTGGGCGCGATACTACGAGATCCCCACCAACCGGCCGATCTTCGCCGGCCGGGACGGCATCGTCCGCTACACGCTCGCCCCGGTCGAGCTGGAGCGCCGCGCCGGCTACGCCTGGTACGGCGACTGGGGTGATGCGGTCATCGAACGCTACCAGACCTGGGCCAAGGCTCGCGCCTGA
- a CDS encoding glycoside hydrolase family 28 protein — MPASTTTKTPISNRRAFLGAVGIGAVGAALSSGTSASAQTAPAPATGAKAPKTGVRIDPRELGAKADGKTKDTHAVQLALDRCAVLGGGEVVLSSGVYLVGAVRIGSNTTLRVEEGATLQGSPDVADYPVVQVRWEGRWVPGYIGLVWAQDAKNVAITGKGKILASKDIHKRLEEKTGLRHPALLEFVEVHGLSVTDVFTEQNDMWSIHPVYCEDVVFRGMTVNGAADGIDVDSCRRVVIDKCDFDTVDDCISLKSGRGMEGNVIGRPTEDVTITDCVFRDRRWACIGIGSETSGGIRRVLVERCKCLAAHTFAIYIKSRPGRGAFIEDIVMRDLEVSGAGYGFLRLNFLDSGKQDQFPVPGLEGVPTVRNFTFERITVKDVPVLVEAVQIHPDKPLDGFVFKDIKGTSGRGITLANMKNVTLANVNVNVFSGPKLAMDNVTGQGLEGAARLIPTDRPAPVQAAQPPYRLGMTTGRPN, encoded by the coding sequence ATGCCCGCGTCCACCACCACCAAGACCCCGATCTCCAACCGGCGTGCATTCCTCGGCGCCGTCGGCATCGGCGCCGTCGGCGCGGCCCTGAGCTCCGGGACATCGGCTTCGGCCCAGACCGCGCCGGCTCCGGCGACGGGCGCGAAGGCTCCCAAGACCGGGGTGCGCATCGATCCACGCGAGCTAGGCGCCAAGGCCGACGGCAAGACCAAGGACACCCATGCGGTGCAGCTGGCGCTCGACCGCTGCGCGGTCCTGGGCGGCGGCGAGGTCGTGCTGTCTTCAGGCGTCTATCTGGTGGGCGCGGTCCGCATCGGCTCCAACACCACCCTGCGCGTCGAGGAAGGCGCGACCCTGCAGGGCTCGCCCGACGTAGCCGACTATCCGGTGGTGCAGGTGCGCTGGGAAGGCCGTTGGGTCCCCGGCTATATCGGTCTGGTCTGGGCGCAGGACGCCAAGAACGTCGCCATCACCGGCAAGGGCAAAATCCTGGCGTCCAAGGACATCCACAAGCGGCTGGAGGAGAAGACCGGCCTGCGCCATCCGGCGCTGCTGGAGTTCGTCGAGGTCCATGGCCTGAGCGTCACCGATGTCTTCACCGAGCAGAACGACATGTGGTCGATCCATCCGGTCTACTGTGAGGACGTGGTCTTTCGCGGCATGACGGTCAACGGCGCCGCGGACGGCATCGATGTGGATTCCTGCCGGCGGGTGGTGATCGACAAATGCGACTTCGACACCGTGGACGACTGTATCTCCCTGAAGTCAGGGCGGGGAATGGAAGGCAATGTGATCGGTCGTCCGACCGAGGATGTGACCATCACCGACTGCGTGTTCCGCGACCGCCGCTGGGCCTGCATCGGCATCGGCAGCGAGACCTCGGGCGGCATTCGCCGGGTGCTGGTCGAGCGCTGCAAATGCCTCGCCGCTCACACCTTCGCCATCTACATCAAGAGCCGTCCGGGGCGCGGCGCCTTCATCGAGGACATCGTCATGCGCGACCTGGAAGTATCAGGCGCGGGCTACGGCTTCCTGCGTCTGAATTTCCTCGACAGCGGCAAGCAAGATCAGTTCCCGGTCCCCGGCCTTGAAGGTGTGCCCACGGTGCGCAATTTCACCTTCGAGCGCATCACGGTGAAGGACGTCCCCGTGCTGGTGGAGGCCGTGCAGATCCATCCCGACAAGCCGCTGGACGGCTTCGTGTTCAAGGACATCAAGGGCACCAGCGGGCGCGGCATCACCCTGGCCAACATGAAGAACGTGACGCTTGCGAACGTGAACGTGAACGTCTTCAGCGGGCCTAAGCTGGCCATGGACAATGTCACCGGCCAAGGCCTGGAGGGAGCCGCCCGCCTGATCCCGACCGACCGTCCCGCGCCGGTCCAGGCCGCTCAGCCGCCTTACCGCCTTGGCATGACCACGGGTCGGCCGAACTAG